The proteins below are encoded in one region of Paenibacillus sp. YYML68:
- a CDS encoding MFS transporter translates to MRNKLLVFLVSTAAFFGPFTQTFYTPMLPQIAEQLQASQLAVNLTVSIYPLFFAIMQLVYGPLIDKYGRRRILLIGFMFYLLATVGAAMSYSVTTLIIFRALQAIGVAVGSVAALTIIGDLFEGKMRGRSMGIYQMLVALGPGLGPVFGGIVGQYYGIHQLFWILLGISFALWLIMFISLPETKTETSGSDRFRLRQLSTVLTHRVGLGIVVLASVQYCVFYTLLILLPNILIELYALTPSQSGWMFLPISICIVIGSLIGGRIQEYFDTKKLLLAISSLNMASVFLFAAVAAVSLPVLTVSISVFGLFLGLSLPLQTTLLANELPHHRATSTGVYNFFRYIWMTIGPVVATSLYGVGYKLEFYTFGIIFACALLFLYRRFYDSLGQLIRMNKAIEK, encoded by the coding sequence GCAACTTGCTGTCAATTTGACAGTGTCCATATATCCCCTTTTCTTTGCAATTATGCAATTAGTGTATGGCCCGCTTATCGATAAATATGGTCGGCGCCGAATATTGTTGATTGGATTTATGTTTTATTTGTTGGCAACTGTCGGAGCTGCGATGTCGTACTCGGTGACTACGCTCATTATTTTTCGTGCGCTGCAGGCAATTGGGGTTGCGGTAGGTTCGGTAGCGGCTTTAACGATAATCGGAGATTTGTTCGAAGGTAAGATGCGCGGCAGATCGATGGGCATTTATCAAATGCTGGTCGCACTGGGACCAGGACTCGGCCCGGTCTTCGGTGGTATAGTTGGACAGTACTATGGAATTCACCAGTTGTTCTGGATCCTTCTGGGCATCAGTTTCGCGCTCTGGTTAATCATGTTCATCAGCTTGCCAGAAACAAAGACAGAAACAAGCGGGAGCGACCGATTCCGACTTCGGCAATTGTCCACGGTGCTAACACACCGAGTCGGCTTAGGAATCGTTGTGCTGGCTTCGGTTCAATATTGCGTATTCTATACGCTGTTGATTTTGCTCCCGAATATCCTGATCGAGCTGTATGCGCTAACTCCCAGTCAGTCTGGGTGGATGTTCCTTCCCATATCGATCTGTATCGTAATCGGAAGCTTGATCGGCGGACGTATACAAGAGTATTTTGACACCAAAAAGCTGCTACTGGCTATCAGTTCGTTGAATATGGCATCCGTTTTTTTGTTTGCGGCTGTCGCTGCAGTGTCGTTACCCGTTCTAACCGTCAGTATATCGGTATTCGGTCTGTTTCTCGGCTTATCTCTTCCTCTGCAGACCACGCTTCTCGCGAATGAATTGCCTCATCATCGAGCCACCTCTACAGGCGTGTACAACTTCTTTCGTTACATATGGATGACGATTGGTCCCGTAGTTGCGACATCCTTATACGGGGTTGGATATAAGTTGGAGTTCTACACGTTCGGGATCATCTTCGCTTGTGCACTTCTATTCCTATATCGGCGGTTCTATGACTCCCTCGGGCAGCTTATTCGGATGAACAAGGCCATAGAAAAATAG
- a CDS encoding TetR/AcrR family transcriptional regulator: MNGYERRKQRKIEQIFTAAFDLLMNNGMSRVNVNEIAEKARVSPATIYNYFGTKEQLYVEMLQHWMEQQLRKYEEILYSELPYLEKVSSIMIQESLNLKIVLKIGPLQAANDKVHLARLLTGDVSDKLRHLYMKLIELGKQEGLIPHDVLDETLLRYFQMYIEQFSQLHQDQDSAPTNQLVVDQFIHLFFYGLVHPNKLPEGVIEPPI, translated from the coding sequence ATGAATGGATATGAGCGCAGAAAGCAACGCAAAATCGAGCAAATTTTTACCGCTGCCTTCGATTTACTAATGAACAACGGCATGTCGAGAGTGAATGTGAATGAAATTGCCGAGAAAGCTCGAGTTTCACCGGCAACCATCTACAACTATTTCGGCACCAAGGAGCAGCTTTATGTGGAGATGCTACAACACTGGATGGAGCAGCAACTGCGGAAGTATGAGGAGATCTTGTACTCGGAGCTGCCTTATCTGGAGAAGGTTAGTAGCATTATGATTCAAGAATCGCTAAATCTTAAAATTGTACTTAAAATCGGACCGTTGCAAGCAGCTAATGATAAAGTTCACCTCGCGCGGCTGCTTACGGGAGATGTCTCAGACAAGCTCCGCCACCTCTATATGAAGCTGATTGAGCTAGGCAAGCAGGAAGGTCTCATTCCCCACGATGTCTTGGATGAGACGCTTCTGCGATATTTCCAGATGTATATAGAGCAATTCAGCCAATTGCACCAAGATCAGGACTCGGCCCCTACCAACCAACTCGTAGTCGATCAGTTCATTCATCTATTTTTCTATGGCCTTGTTCATCCGAATAAGCTGCCCGAGGGAGTCATAGAACCGCCGATATAG